Within the Salvia hispanica cultivar TCC Black 2014 chromosome 4, UniMelb_Shisp_WGS_1.0, whole genome shotgun sequence genome, the region tcaaaaaaaaaaaaaaaattgtgttctgaaattacaattttactaTGCAAAAGTGAAAATTCCTCCTTCGATTGCAAATTATATCAATTGATACATTCCTAAAATTATTCTGAATCCGCCACTACTTATAGCTAATCGTTCCCAATTCCAATCACTAGGATGTCTCAAAAAATTCGGACATTAGACATTAGGatatccaccaaaattagacaaattctaATATGAGAAGTTTTAAACAACATATTAACCATACATCATTTTAGACCACTAATACTATTTCTACCACATTTTCCTcatctctctcctactttatcaattgcgtattaaaatatgtgtcatTTACAAcgttgtctattttttttttataatatatattcaaaccGACATTCATATATTCATGTGTTCGATATGTAATCATCAAAACTAGAAGTAACAAAACCTAAGGAATAGAATCGTACATGGCACatgaatataatataaaaagggATAACATTTGTTAGCATATAGAGAGTTATACACCTCTAATAATCATTAATATGATGGGGCATTTTAAATCTTTTGACCATATTCTGTTGTGTTGTGTGTCAGTGTGTGTTAGAGAGTGAGAGTCAAGAAAATTTCTGATTCTGTTACTAAGATGTTTGATAGGCATGCTTTTCGTGGAGAattgacataaaaaataaagttagcCTTGTATAAGAGGAAACTGTgtatatgatttaaaatgtaTTTATTCCCAGACATGAAATCACCATATTATATtccttttcatatttttcgaTATACATCGAATAGGAAAATATTATATGTGGGCTGCAGACACGAGAATCGGTCCTCTTTTCGTCCTAAATTCTGCTTTgaccatatttattttatgaaaaaataatagtccttctatattactcccttcgttccatagtaacggaagcgtttcttttcggcacggagattaagaaaaattgtgttaggtgagttaagtaaagggagagtaaagtggaaaatgaaaaaggtagagagatgaagagcgaataaagtaagagattgTAAAATAGATATGgagaaatgtgttgattttatgACTCAAATATATATGAGGGGGATGTACCAACAATTTTTCATCTTATGACTATTATCCAAATGGAaccatttatatttaaatagatagaaaataaaaaacccaCTGAATAATTGAtggaattgtataaaatgATTATGCTAGCTGGCattgaaaatcaaagaaaatatatggTCCGAATCATAGATTCTTAGGCTATGTATATAGGTCAGATCAAAGGGGACAGCTTTAAACAGTAGAAGAATAGTGAGCACATGAAGTGCTCTATTCTGCTGCTTccttttacttatttattttctttcttctttatatatatataaattcagaTTTATATGATCATCTTAACTAGACTGAAACAATTCAAAacactaatataattataactaactaatCAAACTTGGAACAAAAGTTGGAacactaatataattataactaactaatCAAACTTGGAACAAAAGTTGCATTACTCACTACTCTGCAAACTATAATTGCATaaactactatataattaagtagtaaattaattactaatttaaacTCCTGTTGTGAAAGTCTATCCAAGAGCCAATAAAGATGAGTAAGGAAAGTTGGAAgcagtatatatataagtgttgTCCAACCCCAATTAATTTTGGGCCTTTTGGgtgatccaaaaataaattcgtGTGGACTTGGCTCCatccaaagcggacaataccTAACTAATGTGCAGTTGACGATCCCAATACAAATTCCACCACTAAtacccaaaaatattttccctaTCACTATAATTAGCCAGTAATTTGCGCCAATTATGGAGTAGAAAATGTGTGTTTCTTTTTAAATCAACAATCAGGCACATGTTCTCACATTATCAATAAAGAATCTATtactatatactataataatgtaaatttaaGACAAACCTCGTACACAAATCAGATGAAGATTCtgcacatatataaatatgcattaaGATGATAATAAGACCTAAATGAAGACTAGACATGAGAGAGACAGCAAGTGGAGAAGGGGCCATTTTTGTTTGATGCTATAAATAGTTCCCACCACCATCCCAACTTCTTCACAACCAACTCcccatcatcttcttcttcttcttcttcttcttcttcttcttcttcttcttcttcttcttcttcttcgtcttcacTAATGGATCGCTACTGCTTCGATTACCCCCCCGATTTCTGCAACTCCTCAAACATCTTCAACTCCAACCTCCCATTGCTGAGCTACGACGTCAATTCCCCGGTTTCTGTCGCGTCGTTTCCAGACGCCGCCCTTCCTTCCGACTACATGGTGGTTCCGCAAATGGAGGCCGGCTTTCGTGATTTCTCGGCCGGTGAAGAGTGCTGGCCGCCTTACAGTCCCATGCTTGCTGAAAATTGGGTTTGATTTCCAACTTTATGCATATACAATTTCACTTTGGCATTTCTTCGAATAGGTTAATGAGTGTTTGTGGTTTTAGGGGATACAAGGGAAGGCGGCGGATGAGAGCGATCAGGTGAAGGTGGGGAGATATTCTGCTGAAGAAAGGAAGGATAGAATTCTCAGATATCTGAAGAAGAGAAACCAGAGAAATTTTAATAAGACCATCAAGGTCAGAATATGAACTAAGACGATCTTAAAATGATCTCGGTGTTTAATTTGGTTATTCAGTTATGCATTAGGATTtagttgtgttttttttttttttttatcatggcattgtatgtgtgtgtattttggtTGATTTTCGTATGTGTATTCGGTGGTGGTGCAGTATGCTTGTCGGAAAACCCTAGCCGACAAACGTGTCCGAGTTCGCGGGAGATTCGCAAAAAACAATGAAGCCTCTCAAGATGAAATATTGATGGACTCGGCCTCTTTTCAACTAAACTATTCATTTCAAGACGAGGTACTTACATATTAATTTGCTGTGTATTTCGTATAAACAGTGACAGATCCAGAAAACAGAACTCGTGGGTCAGACACACTAAAAAATGTCGTTGGAAGGCAATGGCCGTCGCAACTCCATAGGTCAAATTTAGTGGAGTTTTTCTGGCCCTCGTGAGGCGGTGGTGGAGTGGGTCGAAGTCGACCCACGGTCCCATCTGGATCTGTCATTGCATTTAATAATCTTTTAATCAAAACTtggtactatttatttaatcaattttatggTTAAATGTTTGGCAGATGGTGAAGTTTGATGAGGAGTATTGGATACAAGTAGCAATGGACAATCTTGGTCACTTTCCTTACTTAGGCAGCTAGAATCAGCGGTCGAAATtatcatataaattaaaattgatgtttattttatcatttatgatattGAATTGCAATCCTAGACTCTCAATCAACGATGATTAATATATATCATGATTATTCCAATTCTACTTACTTTGCAATGTCAATAATGTGAactttgttaattaattatgagtgATTAAATCTCAagtcaattaaattagtactccctctgttccctcatagtttagaaggaacttttcggcacagagtttaagaaatgaatgttaagtgtgttaaataaatagataaaaaagtaagaaaaagaaaaaaatagagagaaaaaagtaaaaagtgaataaagtagagagaataaagtaagaaagagtaaagtaagaaagagaaaaaaattactatatatggaaatgactcaactataatgGAACTtcctgaaatggaaaaatgactcaactatgaaggaacggagggagtaccactAATTAGTTATAAACCACGAATCCGAAGTTGGAAAGTCTTGAAATGATGAGCATACCTTTTGTGGTTGTGATCGATTCTTTGATTAGGTTTTTATTCCATTCACAATATACCCACATGCATACATCTAAGCTTTTGTCAATAGCTTTTTCCCTTCTTTATCTCGTGTTAATGTGGTGTTTTTAATAGGATCAATAACTATTCATAGTCAATATTCGTGATGATTCAAACCACAGACCTATAGATCAGAGGAGAAACGAAGATGCGATTTATTTATCACACTTTtggatttaatatattaatggattcatatatattgaatGAAGCACatgcataattaattgaaGGCAAAAGTGAAATTAAACTCGCAAAGAATCTAAACTAGACAAATAAACACATCATTTAACAATCcatttaaaaaaggaaaaaaaacatgGGGTGTGTAAAAATTATGGCGAAGAGAGAATACAAGTACAAAGTCACTTTTTCATCAAATGTCAAGCTACATTTATAAAAAGGCTTAGCTACTACTCTAATAATGCTTTCcttttataaagtaaaaaactCCAATGTTGTATTGAAATATTAGTtcactaaaagaaaaaaatgtataatataaaCGAAAATGGAATGCCCCAAGCATGCATTCTTCCAAGCGTAAGAAGCCACTAAACTGAAGTgatattaaacatattttatgCTAAGTGTTCCACAAACCACATATTTTATCACACAACATGAACCATATATCCACAAATCACTACTTTGAACAAAATTCCAAACCTATGTAGTATTACACATCCATCAACTAGCTAGCTAGGTctccaattaaattaaaccaatTAATCAATCTTCCAACCAccatattaattactattacaaGAAACACAATTAACAACGGAACTTGATGACAAAAGATAGTCAATTGATAACAGAAAAGGTCATTGCAGTtagacctgcccaaggtttaccgaaccggcggttaaaaccgaaaTCGTAACCAtcggttacggttccgaacTGAAACTGTGAGAATTTACCCGAACTGAAACAGTCGATTTtagaaccgtggttcggttcaggttcaaaaattttcaaaacgaAACCGTGCcagaaccgccggttccggacAGTTTTAGACCGGAACCGCGAAAAACCGCCGAAAAACCGTGAAATCAAGCCGCAAAAAACCGACAGTttggaaccgtgaaaaaccataaaaaccGCCAGAAAACtgccggttcggaaccgaaaTCGAAACTGGCGGTTTTGGAACTAGAACCGTAACCGCGAAACACCctcgcggttcggttccggttcaaaaATTTCCAAAACTGGAACTGACGGTTCCGAACTGTAACCATCGGTTcctgaaccgtgggcacctctatTTAGAGTGTTttacaatgaaaatatgaGTGCAATgggttaatggaatgtgacgTATAcacatcatttataataaaagtgaaatgagacttctattaTATATCGGACAGACTTTAATCGCAAAATGAGACGTTTAATGGTGGAGTGAGAGAGTATATTGTTAGAATTTAGGAGGAATATGCAATGGATGAgttttataggagtatatgattAGAAATGAGGACTATAATCGGTGGCCTTATTACTCGAAATAAAATGGAGCAAGAGTGAAGTCGTTTTCGAAGGTAACATAATTGATTTTAGAAATCAGAAAGCACAACAAAGACATGAATACCTGTCCCTTGTGGTGTGGGGAAGGTTAGGTCTCAATCTCATATTCATACCTACATAACATATATGTAAAGAGAGAGACATATATAGTGGGATGAAATAAATTCTCATGATGGTTCCAATCTTTGTGCAACTATTTCGTTGAAagttactccttccgtcccataaaacAGTGCACACTTGTATGCGGAACTAATATATAGCGCCTTAATCATTGCAAAAGGCAAAATCTTGATGCTTATTGAAAGTAATCTCCTCATTTTTCATGGCTTGAAAATGAGGTTTTGTTAAAGATGCAGCAGATTCTATTTATGGTATgtgcaaattaaatattatgggAGTTGactatatggaaaaataatagtacGAACCATGAAGCTGATGGCGACTTGTGTTGTTGATACCACTATATGTTTAGTATAGTGTTGATTGGTCCCtcaaatattactccatatatataattattatcgGAAGACCTAAGTTTCTAATTCACGTGACGCCCCAACTACATGTATTTCTCTCTAAATATATTAGGTACAAAACCATTCCTtctatagtactcccttcctccgtcccatgttatTCGCACTGTTGTTTTTCGGCTCGTCACAAACTCCTTACACcatttatagtttaagttagaattaatgcatttaattaatatgttagtttaagttaagagctcctttattaagtgatgtctcattacacttaaaattctaatttaattacactaaaaaattaattccaaatttacggcctaaaataaaaagtgcgagtaacatgggacggaggaagtactgcTAATAGAACCATGCACTTTATATGTATCTTTTGATAACACTAATCCAAATTGAGTTTTACATCATATgtagagaaatggtaaaggGTGCAGAGGGTAGAAATTTCAGTCACTAATTAGACCCAATAGCTATTCTAGTTGATGATTTATCAACTTGTAAGGATTTACTActaaacataatatttttattgattactttcaaatttcagttattatagaattatttcaaattatgcGCATCTTCTCCTTGCAtgattatactagtattacatGGCATGTATCAtattataagaataaaatagggttaaaaataactcattaattgtgttgttaaaacctctctactttaatttattagtggTTAATAGTTCACATTAAAACATTAGTGCGACCTGTAAATTTAATACACGAactatctatatatactccataatcaTGTAATGTTGGAGCTAATCAATTCATATCATGAAAATCACTCCACTCTTTGAATAAGTCtggtaattttttatattttattctttctaagATACTATCACCAATCACTACTACAAGAAGAAATCGCAAAACAAAAAGCAAAATGTAGTCTTCTATCATAATagtagaaaacaaaattaatgaagtttaatttttttcaatgaaatttactccctccgtccacgaataagagtctcgtttttccattttggtccgtccacgaataagagtcccggttcataattaccataaatggtaaagagactccacattccactaactcattccactcacatatcatttaaaactaatatatacaagtgggactcatattccactaactttgttccactcacttttattaatatttcttaaaattcgcgccatttagaaataggactcttaatcgtggacggagggagtatttatcaGTCATTTTAGCGtaacaaactaaaatatttgcaGAATAGTGGAGACATTTAAATGGAGTAAGGCTGCAAAAAAAGCCCATTTTTGGAAACGGCCCAATAAACACACACCGACTTACAACATTAATTTGGAATTCAAGAATCTTCatacccaaaaataaaataaaaaagaatctTGTTTTCCTTGTTATGTGACAGCGTTGCTTCATCTGATTAACTGGTTTGGTTTAGCTCAATTTCCTTGATACTACTTTTTGAGCTGAAAGATGGATGGCGAATTCGACAAGGAGCGGTTCTTGAAGGAGTTCGGTGGAGATTATGGTTATCCAAATGCACTCCACAACATTGATCAAATCAGAGCTAATGATTTTAAGCGATTGAATGGTTTAACCTTTTCCCCCttcttctctttattttatttcaattttcgggCTGAATTTTATGTAGAGTGTATTGTGACCATCAAGGAAATGAGCACTAGGCATACTTGATTATTCACCAAGAGTGAGAATTTTGATGTTATTCAGCTGAATACGATTTggagttcattttttttctctgttttgTGATTGTGATGTTGATGACATTAAGAAAGTCGGAGTcttgaagaaagaaaagaatgttTTTTGGATTATGTTTTTGTGGTTCTTGATTCTAGTGTTGGTTGGGCTGTGTAGATGTAGTATACTTGGATCATGCTGGAGCAACTTTATATTCCGAATCGCAAATGCAGGGCGTTTTTAAGGACTTGAGCTCTACTCTGTATGGAAATCCCCGTATCCTTCGCTTCGTTTTAGTGAAGTGATGATTGGCTCTCTCTTTGGActtgaattttgaatatatggATGTGATTCTTAAACTAAAACTATAGATAGCCAGAGTAGTTGCAGTGTGACAACCAGCGACATTGTTGGGGAGGTTCGTCAGCAGGTGAGGCCTTATCGTGATATCTGTTTTTTGCTTGCAATTTAGAGTTCCGggattttgtgttgattttcatttttgcataATATTTGAGGGGTTGTTTGAAAATTGGTGCAGGTCCTTAGTTTCTTTAATGCATCTCCGAGAGAGTACAAATGTATATTCACCTCTGGGGCGACATCTTCGTTAAAACTTGTTGGTGAGACATTTCCATGGAGCCGTGGGAGTAATTATGTGTACACAATGGAGAATCACAACAGCGTTCTTGGGATCAGAGAGTATCCTTCTTGTTGAATggtttaaataatttaacggcttattttcaaatttgaacgGCCTGGACTGATGAGGATGGTTGGATGCACTGCATTTTTCGTGTTCCAGTTCCATATTTGATACTACTTGTGTTTTAGATATTTTCTTCCTTAATGTTTTTCATTAGGTATGCCCTTAGACAAGGTGCTGCAGCCATTGCAGTTGACATTGAAGATATTACTGAGTCTGATGCAATGAGTGGTAGGAAATCTGGCATTAAGATTGTACCACACACTGTACAAAGGAGAGGCGAAACTGACTGCGGGAAAATAGATGAAACCAGTTGAGTTATTCTTGACATAATCACAACAAAATTTGCTAGTTTATCTTGTACTATTATACAGTGAAAGTTCCTTCTTTATCCAATTAGATATGGCATCATATGAAGCAGTGGAGAAATCGAGTTTTTACCATAATTTAAACAGGAGCTCATATTCACAGACAATCCTCAATCGAAATCTTTGTCTAACTTTTTTACCAGTTTGTAATATTTACAAGGGTGAGTTTTTTAGCGGTAACATATAGTAGTTTCTTAGAAGTGCCTATCGATATCAGGAACCAGTACTAAGAGCTACAGTTCTCTGAATCACTTAACAGATATGAGAATTATATAGTGTTAGTAAAAACTATGCTGTTATAATCACCTAATGTTGTTCTATGCGTGTAAATGCGTTTTACAGGTGAGACATACAATTTATTTGCATTTCCGTCGGAGTGCAACTTCTCGGGTCTTAGATTCAACCTTGATCTGGTTAATTCTATAAAGGAAGGTTCTTGTCAAATACCAGGAACTTTTCCAACTCAGAggtatttaatcattttatgaCTAgacattgatttttttttacttgagGGCCGCTCTTCATTCGATGTTTATGAAGCAAAAACCATGGAGATGGTGTATGCTGTCATTGACTGCAAGCTTTACTAATGATGAGATCTTTGTGTTTCTGCATCTGCTGAACTTGAGTGAATGAGATctatgaaatggaaaaacatgTTGTGTGTTTGGAATATAACGATTTTATAGCTGGAGATTCATGCTTGATATCTGTGAACAGTGGGCACTGGATGGTCCTGATTGATGCTGCAAAAGGAAGTTCAACATGCCCTCCTGATTTGTCAAAATACAAGGCAGATTTTGTAGTCGTCTCATTTTATAAGGTATTTATGATATATCGTGTATGTTGTCATGAGTGCTGTTGCTTTtctcattattattttgttccctCAGCTATTTGGATATCCAACTGGAATTGGAGCTCTTATTGCTCGAAACGGTAGACTTTCCTAAGAAGAATGATATAAACTTGAAATTCTTGGAAAGTGCAACAATCTAACAGAAATCCCTCCCCCtccaaaaaatattgttacaGAGTCGGTTAAGTTATTGAAGAAGACCTATTTCAGCGGAggtacatattttttcatttttctccaAGTTATAATCACATCTGGTTGATGCACTCTTAACTTTCCAATTTCTTTAGGCACAGTGGCTGCATCTATCGCAGATATAGACTTCTACCAAAGAAGAGACGGTGTTGAGGAATACTTTGAGGATGGCACCGTATCTTTTCTCAGCATTGCATCCCTTCATCATGGATTCAAAGTTCTTAACACATTAACCATGCCTGCTATTTCCAGGTGCCACAGAACTTGTCCTTATCACCAACACCAGTGAACATGCATGACTGCCATCTAATTTGATTTGTGACATTCGAGATATTGCTTCCGAGTAACTGAGTTTGAATTTAGCTGTATTGGATAATATGGGATTTACTCATTTCACCTttaaattgctttttttttcatgttacTTGTATACCTTTCAGATCATTATAATAATTGGGCTTTCATCTCTTAAGGCACACAAGCTCACTTGCCTCATACGTTAGGAATGCATTGCTGAAGCTGAGGCATGAGAACGGAAATTGTGTTTGCATATTGTATGGCATTAATGATAATGAGGTTAGTCATcattttatatgaaattagAATGTAACTCTATACCATTAACTCAAACCTTACCTTCTCCTTTGACTTGCTGCAAAGTGGTTGAGCATTATGATATTGTCTCTATTACTTTTGCTTACTCTGGTTATAAATTATCTTCCTTCAGTCATTGTTCGATTCAATGGGTCCTGTAATTTCATTTAACCTGAAAAGACCTGACGGATCTTGGTTTGGCTATCGAGAGGTGGAAAAGTTGGCATCCTTGTCCAATATCCAGTTGAGGGTAAGACTGTTGAGCTCAACCTCTGTATCAGGATACGCTTAATATTTTTACCTTCAATTTTGCATTAGTTAAAAGATTGTAGTTTGATGCCATGACATTTAAAGATCCTTATGTTCATATCAAACAATCAATAATCTTGCATTTTGTGGCTTGAACAGTTCTAAAATGTTATGGAATTGTTGAGTTTTTTCCtaattgtttccatttttgtgGGTGGTAAAGATCTATACAGGagatgtgtaattttaaaatataaagttttcaTTGGTTTTTGTTAAGGAAAATAGGATATGTTTCTCTGAGTACAAGCGTTTTGAAGATCTCTGATGTGTTTTTTAGACAGGGTGCTTTTGTAATCCTGGTGCATGTGCAAAACATCTTGGGTTGTCTCATTCGGATCTTGTTTCTAACATTGAGGTATACACTGGTTACTTCACCATCTATTAACTTgttatataaacaaaatctaGTTGGAGactgtatattttttaaattcaggCAGGACATGTTTGCTGGGATGATCATGACATATTGAATGGCAAACCAACTGGAGCAGTTAGGGTGTCATTTGGTTACATGTCAACATTTGAAGATGCCATGGTATACTTTTCTGGATCTGTGGAATTATGTTGTCCATTCGATGCCAAGctgtaaattaatttgttcttAGATTTTGCTTTCAACGAGGTTTATGTGGTTTGCATGTGGCCGATCtcagtttatttgttttaacgGAAGAAACTACAAAATTATGTCACTATTGTTCACTAATAGTTCGCTACAAGTTCACATTGTAGATATTATGGTTTTATGGGTAATGGTGTTGCTTCCTGGTTAAATTGATACCATGATCTAAATGTAACATCTTAAAACTGACACTACTTAACACTACTCTTTATGAGATAGTGGTGATAAATTCATATAGATTCGAACTGCGTCTCTTCGTTTTTGCCCCCCATATGACAATACCTCTTATACTAATGCGCAGAAGCTTTTGAAGTTCATCAAGAGTTCATTTGTGCCCCAAATGACACATAATATAACTGGGGAAAGACCTTATTCTGCAACTGAAGGTGGTTTATAATTTGACTAGCTATAGCACAACTGCATCGCATCTTCTGTTGACAAGCTGTTGTGTTGTTATGCAGGGGTTGAAAGGACTTCAAGATACTTCCTCAAATCAATCACTGTTTATCCCATCAAATCTTGTGCTGGCTTCAGTGTGGGGAGCTGGCCTTTAAGTAATACTGGTATTATATCTAAATTGCTTTTAGCTTGAAGCAAGATGTATTCTGGTCTCACTCTTCTATATGTATTTGGTAATAGAGATGGAAATTATTTCTAAGAATGACATAATGGTTTAATTGGC harbors:
- the LOC125217663 gene encoding putative zinc finger protein CONSTANS-LIKE 11; the encoded protein is MDRYCFDYPPDFCNSSNIFNSNLPLLSYDVNSPVSVASFPDAALPSDYMVVPQMEAGFRDFSAGEECWPPYSPMLAENWGIQGKAADESDQVKVGRYSAEERKDRILRYLKKRNQRNFNKTIKYACRKTLADKRVRVRGRFAKNNEASQDEILMDSASFQLNYSFQDEMVKFDEEYWIQVAMDNLGHFPYLGS